One genomic window of Geoanaerobacter pelophilus includes the following:
- the modA gene encoding molybdate ABC transporter substrate-binding protein, which produces MKHAVIISLAALAVVLYLPSALLAAEINLSVAASLKEVMNELSDSYAKTHPGVTFKKNYGGSGALAKQIDNGAPADIFISANTEWMDYLKTKKLADEKSIATLTYNVLVFAGRPGLKVSSLQELVKLEKIAIGSPKSVPAGEYAVEAFKKAGIDKQLGKKLVMARDVRECLMYADRGEVDGAFVYKTDAQQVAKTAKILFTVPQEYYPRVTYPMALTVSGAANKDAAAFYGLLRSAEAQAVLKKHGFIVK; this is translated from the coding sequence ATGAAACATGCAGTTATCATATCCCTAGCGGCCTTGGCTGTTGTGCTCTATTTGCCATCAGCGCTCTTGGCGGCTGAGATCAACCTCTCGGTAGCTGCCAGTTTGAAGGAAGTCATGAATGAACTTTCTGATAGCTACGCCAAGACCCATCCCGGGGTAACCTTTAAAAAGAACTACGGTGGTTCGGGAGCCCTTGCCAAGCAGATCGATAACGGCGCTCCGGCTGATATCTTTATCTCCGCCAATACCGAGTGGATGGATTACCTGAAGACCAAGAAGCTCGCTGACGAGAAGAGTATCGCCACGTTGACTTACAATGTACTGGTTTTTGCCGGTAGACCGGGGCTCAAGGTGAGCAGCCTGCAGGAGCTAGTCAAACTGGAGAAGATTGCGATTGGTAGCCCGAAGAGCGTGCCTGCAGGCGAATATGCCGTGGAAGCGTTCAAGAAAGCGGGCATCGACAAGCAGTTGGGAAAAAAGCTGGTCATGGCCAGGGATGTGCGCGAATGCCTGATGTATGCTGACCGCGGCGAGGTTGACGGCGCTTTTGTTTATAAAACCGATGCCCAGCAGGTGGCAAAGACTGCCAAGATCCTCTTTACGGTGCCGCAGGAGTATTATCCGCGAGTGACCTATCCGATGGCGCTGACTGTTTCCGGTGCTGCAAACAAGGATGCTGCCGCCTTCTATGGGTTACTGAGATCGGCCGAAGCCCAGGCGGTTCTGAAAAAACACGGCTTCATCGTTAAGTAA
- a CDS encoding heavy-metal-associated domain-containing protein, producing MTLKFISSTALVITAVTLLVVLAFHVRAGATANAVAVLKTTGMTCSSCSSAITKALKRESGVAVTEVDVAGGLVIVGYDTQRTKPETLAQKVSDAGFSSNIYAVLTPEEFKQATGREIGRSASATTGCCGVNKGGCTNNRQNLAQGE from the coding sequence ATGACCCTTAAATTTATCTCTTCAACTGCCCTCGTCATTACAGCAGTAACCTTGCTGGTGGTTCTCGCATTCCATGTGAGAGCAGGTGCCACGGCAAACGCTGTCGCCGTACTCAAAACCACCGGCATGACCTGCAGCAGTTGCTCAAGCGCCATCACCAAGGCGCTCAAACGCGAAAGCGGGGTCGCGGTAACCGAAGTGGATGTCGCCGGAGGCTTGGTCATCGTAGGCTATGACACCCAGAGAACCAAACCGGAGACCCTGGCACAAAAGGTCAGCGACGCCGGTTTCAGCAGCAATATTTATGCGGTCCTGACCCCGGAAGAGTTCAAACAGGCTACAGGCAGAGAGATCGGCCGCAGCGCCTCGGCGACAACAGGGTGCTGTGGCGTCAATAAAGGCGGTTGCACCAATAACCGGCAAAATCTGGCACAAGGAGAATGA
- a CDS encoding DUF2318 domain-containing protein translates to MVSQRSKRVVWGLATIMALLLGAASVFAFSFGKYEKVKVTGSVVSIPTAKLDDGKAHFYKFEDGGKEIAFFLVKAADGSFKTAFDACDACYKSKKGYEQQGDKMNCKNCNQKFAINRLGPNATGGCNPSFLPHSQAGNTITINVSDLKSGARFF, encoded by the coding sequence ATGGTATCACAACGATCAAAACGGGTTGTATGGGGCTTGGCAACAATCATGGCGTTACTGCTGGGAGCGGCAAGCGTCTTCGCCTTCTCGTTCGGCAAGTATGAAAAGGTCAAGGTGACCGGCTCGGTGGTGAGCATTCCCACTGCCAAGCTTGATGACGGCAAGGCCCATTTTTACAAGTTCGAAGACGGCGGCAAAGAAATCGCCTTTTTCCTAGTCAAGGCAGCGGACGGCAGCTTCAAGACCGCCTTTGACGCCTGCGACGCCTGCTATAAGTCGAAGAAGGGATACGAGCAACAGGGCGACAAGATGAACTGCAAGAACTGCAACCAGAAGTTCGCCATCAACCGCCTCGGTCCCAACGCCACCGGCGGCTGCAATCCGTCCTTTCTTCCCCATAGTCAGGCCGGAAACACCATAACCATAAACGTGTCGGATCTGAAATCAGGGGCACGCTTCTTCTGA
- a CDS encoding CxxxxCH/CxxCH domain c-type cytochrome: MGKIISGKIGGGNNRAKLRRVTIFALLISVFIHQGWYTPDQSLAGPLLHNSTNLGTKYGTWGTTFDCSTCHARGSSNVKRVAQTVTTPTGPRNVVFLRMTASSATIQGVFGDDQRSYAQNASTNICEVCHHNTGYHQYSSTKIAVQSNTHGNRRDCVSCHDHSVGFKASCDSCHGTATSNTLSGKHSSHLNPAVNSTLGLGNGFGCADCHAKTVSSNSVISNWANHANSFIDYSGVRAGGSARYSTTTKSCTNIYCHSNGNPNAIVFVSMTGSKAWTGAANMGCNGCHGRSSALGAPDYANGGAVPATTANSHAKHVAGAASTTICSDCHQKTASMTTASRFKDYTAVNYHLNGTPNVYFNSANAGATATWNQGSGICNNVTCHGGAGSSATWGATLNCQDCHGNGASASLADLGATFWSNGSVSKFQMTGYGSWASKGHGRALGNYSGSANPAANFIAQAKQCEYCHDATVGHKLASNPFRLLSYSTASYGRNAPCLVCHSASGAGVTVNGTLKKRTTSKAIEADHYGTKHTSALNGGQFCWDCHDPHGTSNSNHYMVRSNLAQVSNLATSAPTTLTSTATVFRLSATPTGTDYAKSAAPFTGVCNVCHTTTSHYTQTAGDSHNSTTRCTSCHSHVGSSHGSDAFKPTGGHTVPYYGSTHNSAAGASPFSSCTGCHTNTKNASYPYPQAVGVAPDCQNCHTKAAPVGNTTSGCYSCHGASGATGTNIGRPATANTTSFPDRRGQHARSEHNVACTTCHAWGTGSIKHGWSNRKKSFSAYSAVKQKVTVWSVPTPGSGTRTTSTGTCSGTPASGCSSHGSSCYWY; the protein is encoded by the coding sequence ATGGGGAAAATCATAAGCGGAAAGATCGGAGGGGGAAACAACCGGGCCAAGCTGCGCCGGGTAACGATCTTCGCCCTGCTGATCAGCGTCTTTATCCACCAGGGCTGGTATACACCCGATCAGAGCCTTGCAGGGCCGCTGCTACACAACAGCACCAACCTCGGCACCAAGTACGGCACCTGGGGAACAACGTTCGACTGCTCAACCTGTCATGCCCGCGGCAGTTCAAATGTGAAGAGGGTCGCTCAAACAGTCACGACCCCAACCGGGCCGAGAAACGTGGTATTCCTTCGGATGACCGCCTCGTCTGCCACTATCCAGGGGGTATTCGGCGATGACCAGCGCTCCTATGCCCAGAACGCCTCGACCAATATCTGTGAAGTCTGCCATCACAACACTGGCTACCACCAGTACAGTTCTACCAAAATCGCGGTACAGAGCAATACCCACGGGAACCGCCGTGACTGCGTCAGCTGCCATGACCATAGCGTCGGCTTCAAGGCCAGTTGCGACAGTTGTCACGGCACCGCCACCAGCAATACCCTCTCCGGCAAGCACAGTAGCCACCTGAATCCGGCTGTCAACAGCACTCTCGGCCTCGGCAACGGCTTCGGTTGCGCCGATTGTCACGCCAAGACAGTGAGCAGTAATAGCGTCATCAGCAACTGGGCGAACCATGCCAACTCATTCATCGACTACTCGGGCGTGAGAGCTGGGGGCAGTGCCCGCTACAGCACGACGACCAAATCGTGCACCAACATCTACTGTCATAGTAACGGCAACCCAAATGCCATTGTCTTCGTCAGCATGACCGGCAGCAAAGCCTGGACCGGCGCCGCCAATATGGGCTGCAATGGGTGCCACGGCCGCAGTTCCGCCCTGGGTGCTCCTGATTACGCCAATGGCGGTGCAGTGCCTGCCACCACGGCCAACAGCCATGCCAAGCACGTGGCAGGAGCCGCCAGTACGACTATCTGCAGCGACTGCCACCAGAAGACCGCCAGCATGACTACGGCCAGCCGGTTCAAAGACTATACCGCCGTTAACTACCATCTGAACGGCACGCCCAACGTCTACTTCAACAGCGCCAATGCCGGGGCAACAGCTACCTGGAACCAGGGGAGCGGCATCTGCAACAATGTCACCTGCCACGGTGGAGCCGGCAGCAGCGCCACCTGGGGCGCCACGCTTAACTGCCAGGACTGCCACGGCAACGGCGCATCTGCTTCGCTGGCCGATTTGGGCGCAACCTTCTGGAGCAACGGCTCAGTCTCCAAATTCCAGATGACCGGTTACGGTTCCTGGGCCTCTAAGGGGCATGGCCGAGCTCTGGGCAACTACTCCGGCTCTGCCAATCCGGCAGCCAACTTCATCGCCCAAGCCAAACAGTGCGAGTATTGTCACGATGCGACCGTCGGCCACAAGCTGGCGTCCAATCCGTTCCGGCTGTTGAGCTATTCGACCGCCAGCTATGGCCGCAATGCACCCTGCCTCGTCTGCCACTCGGCCAGCGGCGCCGGTGTAACCGTTAACGGCACCCTCAAAAAACGCACCACCTCCAAGGCGATCGAGGCCGATCATTACGGCACCAAGCACACCTCGGCCCTGAACGGCGGCCAGTTCTGCTGGGACTGCCATGACCCGCACGGCACCAGCAACAGCAACCACTACATGGTCCGCTCGAACCTGGCCCAGGTCTCCAACCTAGCCACCAGCGCCCCGACAACCCTGACCTCAACTGCCACCGTTTTCCGGCTCTCGGCAACACCGACCGGTACTGACTACGCCAAGAGCGCCGCACCGTTCACCGGCGTCTGCAACGTCTGTCACACCACCACCAGCCACTATACCCAGACAGCAGGTGACAGCCACAACTCAACGACCCGCTGCACCAGCTGCCACAGCCACGTGGGAAGCAGCCACGGCAGCGATGCCTTCAAACCGACCGGCGGTCACACCGTTCCTTATTACGGCTCGACCCACAACAGTGCTGCCGGGGCAAGCCCCTTCTCTTCCTGCACCGGCTGTCACACCAACACCAAGAACGCCTCATATCCTTACCCGCAGGCCGTGGGCGTGGCTCCAGACTGCCAGAACTGCCACACCAAGGCTGCACCGGTGGGTAACACAACCTCCGGCTGCTATTCCTGCCATGGTGCCTCTGGAGCAACTGGCACCAACATCGGCCGACCAGCAACGGCCAATACCACGTCGTTCCCTGATCGCCGTGGCCAGCATGCCAGAAGTGAGCATAATGTCGCCTGTACCACCTGCCATGCCTGGGGTACTGGCAGTATCAAGCACGGCTGGTCGAACCGAAAGAAGAGCTTCAGCGCCTACAGTGCCGTGAAGCAGAAGGTTACTGTCTGGAGTGTACCAACCCCCGGTTCCGGGACCCGGACCACTAGTACCGGTACATGCAGCGGCACGCCGGCAAGCGGCTGCAGCAGTCATGGAAGCAGTTGTTACTGGTACTGA
- a CDS encoding B12-binding domain-containing radical SAM protein — translation MKIKRVALITPPYHSGVVESAGTWLNVGFVYIAGALRAAGFEVDYYDAMSLWHKWPDIQKRIEAFRPDVVATTSFTASIVHAIKLCGLVKEIDPRIVTVIGNVHATFSYDEMLTHDHDKIDFVVRGEGEVTLPELLTCLNSSDDPAKVPGLAFWQDGGVQVTAKRPYIQNLDALPTAWDLVEWPIYSYRAKNNARLAIVSSSRGCQQKCSFCSQQLFWAQTWRARSPENVVAELELLSQRHGVEVAMLADEIPTFDRERWVRILDLMIERQVPVKLLMETRVDDILRDADIMDKYRLAGVEHIYVGVEAGKQATLDLFKKETKVEQSKQAIDLINDADIVSETSFVLGMPDDTPESIAETVELAKHYNPDMGFFLAIAPWPYSDFYPELEPYVATKDYRKYNLVEPVVKPKNMTLAELEQELGKASQKFFMHKFQNLHKLSQWKQEFMLSVLDLLINHSYLAGQMKEAMKGGKEMPEEVKQLMRTVKGHSHGMPHAVAPIP, via the coding sequence ATGAAAATCAAACGTGTCGCCCTTATCACCCCGCCGTACCACTCCGGTGTTGTTGAATCCGCCGGCACCTGGCTTAACGTCGGGTTTGTCTATATTGCCGGAGCGCTTCGGGCCGCAGGTTTTGAAGTCGATTATTACGATGCCATGTCGCTCTGGCATAAATGGCCGGATATTCAGAAGCGGATCGAGGCCTTTCGACCCGATGTCGTTGCCACCACCTCCTTCACCGCGTCGATAGTGCATGCCATCAAACTCTGCGGCCTGGTCAAAGAGATTGATCCCCGCATTGTAACGGTCATCGGCAATGTCCATGCCACCTTCAGCTATGACGAGATGCTCACCCACGATCACGACAAGATCGATTTCGTGGTCAGGGGCGAAGGTGAAGTAACGCTCCCCGAGCTTCTGACCTGCCTCAATAGCAGCGATGATCCGGCCAAGGTCCCCGGACTGGCCTTCTGGCAGGATGGCGGGGTGCAGGTTACGGCCAAGCGCCCCTATATCCAGAACCTCGATGCTCTGCCGACCGCCTGGGACCTGGTGGAGTGGCCGATTTACAGCTATCGGGCCAAGAACAACGCCCGGCTGGCCATTGTCTCCTCATCCCGTGGCTGTCAGCAGAAGTGCTCGTTCTGCTCTCAGCAGCTGTTCTGGGCCCAGACCTGGCGCGCCCGCAGCCCGGAGAACGTAGTGGCCGAGCTGGAGCTGCTCAGCCAGCGCCATGGCGTGGAAGTGGCCATGCTGGCCGACGAGATCCCGACCTTTGACCGGGAACGCTGGGTCAGGATCCTCGACCTGATGATCGAACGCCAGGTGCCGGTGAAGCTGTTGATGGAAACCAGGGTGGACGACATCCTGCGTGATGCCGATATCATGGACAAATACCGGCTTGCCGGGGTCGAACATATCTATGTCGGGGTCGAGGCGGGCAAACAGGCGACCCTCGATCTTTTCAAGAAAGAGACCAAGGTCGAGCAGTCCAAGCAGGCGATCGATCTGATCAACGATGCCGATATTGTTTCCGAGACCTCCTTTGTGCTCGGAATGCCGGACGACACCCCTGAGTCCATTGCCGAAACCGTGGAACTGGCCAAGCACTACAACCCGGACATGGGCTTTTTCCTGGCCATTGCGCCCTGGCCCTATTCAGATTTTTACCCTGAACTGGAGCCATATGTGGCGACTAAGGATTACCGGAAATACAACCTGGTGGAGCCGGTGGTAAAACCGAAAAATATGACCCTGGCCGAACTGGAACAGGAACTGGGCAAGGCGTCGCAGAAATTTTTCATGCACAAGTTCCAGAACCTCCACAAACTCTCTCAGTGGAAGCAAGAATTCATGCTGTCGGTATTGGATCTGCTGATCAACCATTCCTATCTGGCCGGTCAGATGAAAGAAGCGATGAAGGGCGGCAAAGAGATGCCGGAAGAGGTAAAGCAGTTGATGCGTACCGTTAAGGGACATAGCCACGGCATGCCACATGCGGTGGCACCGATCCCTTAA
- a CDS encoding ABC transporter permease → MQLHTIAINNLKRRKAKMAFLTIGLTVGIATIVTLVTLTRSMSSDIEHKMDEFGANILITPQSNGLAMNYGGISLGGVTFDQREIRESDLAKIKTIANHKNISAVSPKVLGGVKVAGHDVLLVGVNFASELKMKQWWKIFGDAPERDGDLLLGSDAAKILNVSTNDSIQINGESLRVAGILDQTGSQDDSLVFASLPKAQKLLGKEGKITLAEVAALCSGCPIGDMVTQIAEQLPDAKVTAIQQVVEGRLKALDQFKRFSYAMAAVVVFIGSLIVFVTMMGSVNERTTEIGVFRAIGFRKSHIMRIILFETALVSLLAGFLGYAVGMGGAKLALPFMAESKNALLAWDATIAAGSITLAVVLGLVASLYPALHASKMDPTEALRAL, encoded by the coding sequence ATGCAACTGCATACCATTGCCATTAACAACCTCAAGCGGCGTAAGGCCAAGATGGCCTTTCTCACTATTGGCCTGACCGTGGGCATCGCCACCATCGTTACCCTGGTGACCCTCACCCGCTCCATGTCCAGCGACATCGAGCACAAGATGGACGAGTTCGGCGCCAACATCCTGATCACCCCGCAGAGCAACGGCCTGGCCATGAATTACGGCGGCATCAGCCTGGGGGGGGTAACCTTCGACCAACGAGAGATCCGGGAAAGCGATCTGGCCAAGATCAAAACCATTGCCAATCACAAGAACATTTCGGCGGTCAGCCCCAAGGTGCTAGGTGGAGTCAAGGTTGCCGGCCATGATGTGCTGCTAGTCGGGGTCAATTTTGCCAGCGAGCTGAAGATGAAACAGTGGTGGAAGATCTTCGGCGACGCCCCTGAGCGCGATGGCGACCTGCTGCTGGGGAGCGATGCCGCCAAGATTCTCAATGTCAGCACTAACGACAGCATCCAGATCAACGGCGAGAGCCTCAGGGTAGCGGGGATTCTCGACCAGACCGGCTCCCAGGACGACTCGCTGGTGTTTGCCTCATTGCCGAAGGCCCAGAAACTGCTCGGCAAAGAGGGGAAGATCACCCTGGCCGAGGTGGCGGCGCTCTGTTCAGGCTGCCCCATCGGCGACATGGTGACCCAGATCGCCGAGCAGTTGCCTGACGCCAAGGTTACCGCCATCCAGCAGGTGGTCGAAGGACGGCTGAAGGCGCTGGACCAGTTCAAGCGATTCTCCTATGCCATGGCGGCAGTGGTTGTTTTCATCGGCTCGCTGATCGTTTTCGTCACCATGATGGGAAGCGTCAACGAACGGACCACCGAGATCGGTGTCTTCCGGGCCATCGGTTTCAGAAAGTCCCATATCATGCGGATCATCCTGTTCGAGACCGCCTTGGTCAGCCTGCTGGCCGGTTTTCTCGGCTATGCCGTCGGCATGGGTGGCGCGAAACTGGCTCTGCCGTTCATGGCCGAAAGCAAGAATGCCCTTCTCGCCTGGGACGCGACCATTGCCGCAGGCTCGATTACCCTGGCCGTGGTGCTGGGACTCGTGGCCAGTCTCTATCCGGCACT